From Myxococcales bacterium, the proteins below share one genomic window:
- the rapZ gene encoding RNase adapter RapZ codes for MSSPRRPLVVVVTGLSGAGRTTALHALEDLGFFCIDNLPTALAPQAVALCERGGILKIALGIDVRVRVFLGEVAETLSKIEHTGDLDVLFLDASDETLVRRFSESRRPHTLADPANPGVGVASVLEGVTLERERLAPLRARATRVIDTTRLSVHELRRAITTQSSPEATASRMVVRVVSFGFKYGPPVDADLVFDVRVLENPYFVPELKSLPGTDVRVRDFVLRQDEARELVAKTKDLLDFVLPKYEREGKSYLTVGIGCTGGRHRSVVLAEELAAALGPQVRVFHRDVLRGNAPPRTSDPGISLGAAVGDPHDERK; via the coding sequence ATGAGCTCGCCGCGACGCCCACTCGTGGTGGTGGTCACCGGTCTCTCGGGCGCGGGTCGCACGACGGCCCTCCACGCCCTCGAAGACCTTGGCTTCTTTTGCATCGACAACCTGCCGACGGCCCTCGCGCCCCAGGCCGTGGCCCTGTGCGAACGGGGTGGCATCCTCAAGATCGCCCTCGGGATCGACGTACGCGTTCGCGTCTTTCTCGGCGAAGTAGCCGAAACTCTTTCAAAAATCGAGCACACCGGCGACCTCGACGTGCTCTTCCTCGACGCCTCCGACGAGACGCTCGTGCGCCGCTTCTCGGAGTCGCGACGGCCGCATACCCTCGCCGACCCGGCGAACCCCGGGGTCGGTGTGGCGAGCGTGCTCGAGGGCGTGACGCTCGAACGGGAGCGCCTCGCACCGCTCCGCGCGAGGGCGACACGCGTGATCGACACGACGCGCCTCTCCGTGCACGAGCTCCGGCGCGCGATCACGACGCAATCCAGCCCGGAGGCGACGGCGAGCCGCATGGTGGTCCGCGTGGTCTCGTTCGGCTTCAAGTACGGCCCGCCCGTCGATGCGGATCTCGTCTTCGACGTGCGGGTCCTCGAAAACCCCTACTTCGTCCCCGAGCTCAAGTCTCTCCCAGGCACCGACGTCCGCGTGCGGGACTTCGTGTTGCGCCAGGACGAGGCGCGCGAGCTCGTGGCGAAGACGAAGGACCTCCTCGACTTCGTGCTTCCGAAGTACGAGCGCGAGGGAAAGAGCTACCTCACGGTGGGCATCGGGTGCACGGGAGGCCGCCACCGCTCCGTCGTGCTCGCCGAGGAGCTCGCTGCGGCGCTCGGCCCTCAGGTTCGTGTGTTCCACCGCGACGTGCTCCGCGGCAACGCCCCTCCGAGGACGAGCGATCCCGGGATTTCACTGGGGGCCGCAGTGGGCGACCCGCACGACGAACGAAAGTGA
- a CDS encoding PTS sugar transporter subunit IIA, which translates to MRLSEMLAQSRVAFVEGTGLAKPDAIAKVAHLLATGCDVSEAVLARVLREREELQSTGIGDGVAIPHASIADLTKPVAALLLVRDGLEFGAIDREKVHHVFAVVGPKREAGEHLRTLARISKLLRNAELRAKLLSAEGPAAALDLVASEEEARP; encoded by the coding sequence ATGCGACTATCCGAAATGCTCGCCCAGAGCCGAGTCGCCTTCGTGGAAGGCACCGGGCTCGCCAAGCCAGACGCCATCGCCAAGGTCGCGCATCTCCTCGCGACGGGGTGCGACGTCTCCGAGGCCGTGCTCGCGCGGGTGCTCCGAGAGCGCGAAGAGCTCCAGTCGACCGGCATCGGAGACGGCGTGGCCATCCCGCATGCGTCGATCGCCGATCTGACGAAGCCCGTCGCGGCGCTCTTGCTCGTGCGCGACGGGCTCGAGTTCGGCGCGATCGATCGCGAGAAGGTGCACCACGTGTTCGCCGTCGTCGGTCCGAAGCGCGAGGCCGGCGAGCACTTGCGCACGCTCGCCCGAATCTCGAAGCTCCTTCGCAACGCGGAGCTTCGCGCGAAGCTCCTCTCGGCCGAGGGGCCGGCCGCGGCGCTCGATCTCGTGGCCTCGGAAGAAGAGGCACGACCGTGA
- a CDS encoding DUF814 domain-containing protein, with product MNEAFAMVQEADVADAVAILKARAPGRTLVIVVTGRPETASVTDTETRRRAFGGRVPAGVRFDRRASESLVGAKVLGKGRTHVDLELPSGELRSLEARGGLVRLGPPRERGEPVATASEATRREWQVEAEHALAGVSAAVARADALLVDRALRKAEARLERRAMAIAGDITKMSAVTALAARAVNLVPAARKAKRGETELRGPDYENGGEIVLPLDPGKAPQAQLESLFARAKRMKAGREAAEARLSETRRALEALRAIRATLAEAPSLDAEQIADLRNRAKAVAPKDVSFGAEGTANSSRGAPQKHNAFRRFRTPRGLLVLVGKGSTDNDELTFRIASPHDLWLHAKDRRGAHVIVPLRKSEALPDGALVDAATLAAHFSDARDEALVDVQYTSRKYVRKMKGGAAGAVVVEREKVLVLRVDKGKVAELLDGEEEA from the coding sequence ATGAACGAGGCCTTCGCCATGGTCCAAGAGGCCGACGTCGCCGACGCCGTGGCGATCCTAAAGGCTCGGGCGCCGGGTCGGACGCTCGTGATCGTCGTGACGGGCCGGCCGGAGACAGCCTCGGTCACCGACACGGAGACACGGCGACGAGCGTTCGGTGGTCGTGTGCCGGCGGGGGTTCGCTTCGATCGAAGGGCGTCGGAGTCGCTCGTGGGGGCGAAGGTCCTCGGCAAAGGGCGAACGCACGTCGACCTCGAGCTCCCCTCGGGGGAGCTCCGTTCGCTCGAGGCGCGCGGCGGGCTCGTCAGGCTCGGACCGCCGAGGGAACGCGGAGAGCCCGTAGCGACCGCCAGCGAGGCCACCCGGAGGGAATGGCAGGTCGAGGCCGAGCACGCGCTCGCGGGGGTCTCCGCGGCGGTGGCACGGGCCGACGCCTTGCTCGTCGACCGCGCGCTCCGAAAGGCCGAGGCGCGGCTCGAGCGGCGGGCCATGGCGATCGCGGGCGACATCACCAAGATGTCCGCGGTGACGGCGCTCGCGGCGCGCGCCGTGAATCTCGTCCCCGCGGCTCGGAAGGCGAAGCGCGGCGAGACCGAGCTCCGCGGGCCCGACTACGAGAACGGCGGCGAGATCGTCCTTCCCCTCGACCCCGGCAAGGCGCCGCAGGCGCAGCTCGAGTCCCTCTTCGCGCGGGCCAAGCGCATGAAGGCCGGACGGGAGGCGGCCGAGGCGCGGCTCTCCGAGACCCGACGCGCCTTGGAGGCCCTCCGCGCGATCCGAGCCACGCTCGCCGAAGCTCCGTCGCTCGACGCGGAGCAGATCGCGGACCTGCGGAACCGGGCCAAGGCCGTGGCCCCCAAGGACGTGTCCTTCGGGGCGGAGGGGACCGCGAACAGCTCGCGCGGCGCCCCACAAAAACACAATGCTTTCCGACGGTTCCGGACGCCACGAGGTTTGCTCGTGCTCGTCGGAAAGGGCTCGACCGACAACGACGAGCTCACGTTTCGGATCGCGAGCCCGCACGACCTCTGGCTGCACGCGAAGGATCGACGGGGTGCCCACGTGATCGTCCCCCTGCGAAAATCCGAGGCCCTCCCGGACGGCGCGCTGGTCGACGCGGCGACCCTCGCCGCTCATTTCTCCGACGCGCGCGACGAAGCGCTCGTCGACGTGCAATACACGTCCCGAAAGTACGTCCGAAAAATGAAGGGCGGGGCCGCCGGCGCCGTCGTCGTGGAGCGAGAGAAGGTGCTCGTGCTCCGCGTCGACAAGGGCAAAGTAGCCGAGCTCCTGGACGGCGAAGAAGAAGCATGA
- a CDS encoding serine/threonine protein kinase, translating into MEKRGYPRGQTTASRFKVLFAHVERVRDRRAAEAWLGIARIRPEELDDETRLFPLVALARAVDAFVADLGQDALAAAAVGFAERECLGLWSKLLRGTSAPEDAFVRLDGTESEYGRTTLWETTLSSPGRWRGRVRIAHDPELEASGNLARLRAAELSMIPCLFGFPRAKVRALPRADGAGPEEYEVTWSVPVEQARLAAYGGVVASLVGGIPGAWAGAAYGVASALVSAAFGAAVGALVARERRTRVERLAQALRVAALERSLSLRELRETATAGDLVGTVVAGQYRLGRSMGSGATGVIYEAVRLADDVPVAVKLLRAGAAHDTVASDRLRRESEALGLAWHPNVVEVLDHGHLPDGSAYLVMELLRGESLADHLVRRGGRLAPDELLVWAVPVTEALAAVHAAGVIHRDLKPSNLFLARDDDGHETIKIIDFGIARVEWEEMRITNLGAPMGTPGYMAPEQEAGADVDARADLYSLGATFYECLVGEPPNADATGKLQAVTPERSAAAVGSGVHKSAQSLPPEWHEVLGRCLARSPDDRFQDARSLARAPRPACRSGGISLFVGSQMRIDGRAKTRRLLGPRARVTLRS; encoded by the coding sequence GTGGAAAAACGAGGATACCCACGCGGCCAAACGACGGCGTCGCGCTTCAAGGTGCTGTTCGCTCACGTCGAGCGGGTGCGGGATCGCCGCGCCGCCGAGGCGTGGCTCGGGATCGCGCGCATTCGCCCGGAAGAGCTCGACGACGAGACCCGCCTTTTTCCGCTCGTCGCGCTCGCTCGTGCCGTCGACGCGTTCGTTGCCGACCTCGGGCAAGACGCGCTCGCGGCCGCGGCCGTCGGGTTCGCCGAGCGCGAGTGCCTCGGGTTGTGGTCGAAGCTCCTGCGCGGCACGAGCGCGCCCGAGGACGCCTTCGTGCGGCTCGACGGCACCGAGAGCGAGTATGGACGGACTACATTGTGGGAGACGACCCTCTCCTCGCCCGGTCGGTGGCGCGGGAGGGTCCGCATCGCCCACGATCCCGAGCTCGAGGCCAGCGGCAACTTGGCTCGGCTCCGCGCGGCCGAGCTGTCCATGATCCCCTGCCTCTTCGGGTTCCCGCGCGCCAAGGTGCGTGCGCTCCCTCGGGCCGACGGCGCGGGGCCCGAGGAGTACGAGGTCACCTGGAGCGTCCCGGTGGAGCAGGCGAGGCTCGCCGCGTATGGAGGCGTCGTGGCGTCCCTCGTCGGGGGGATCCCCGGCGCGTGGGCCGGGGCCGCGTACGGGGTCGCCTCGGCGCTGGTGTCGGCCGCGTTCGGAGCGGCGGTCGGGGCGCTCGTCGCACGCGAGCGGCGCACCAGGGTGGAGCGGCTTGCCCAGGCCCTTCGTGTGGCGGCCCTCGAGCGCAGCCTCTCGCTCCGCGAGCTCCGCGAGACCGCGACGGCGGGAGACCTCGTAGGCACCGTGGTCGCAGGCCAGTACCGGCTCGGGCGGAGCATGGGCTCCGGGGCGACGGGAGTCATCTACGAGGCCGTGCGCCTCGCCGACGACGTCCCCGTGGCGGTGAAGTTGCTCCGCGCCGGCGCCGCCCACGATACGGTGGCGTCCGATCGTCTCCGTCGAGAGTCCGAAGCGCTCGGCCTCGCGTGGCACCCCAACGTGGTCGAGGTCCTGGACCACGGCCACCTCCCGGACGGCTCCGCGTACCTCGTCATGGAGCTTCTCCGCGGGGAGTCGCTCGCCGATCACCTCGTGCGCCGCGGCGGGCGGCTCGCGCCGGACGAGCTGCTCGTGTGGGCCGTCCCCGTCACCGAGGCGCTCGCCGCCGTCCACGCCGCGGGAGTCATCCACCGCGATCTCAAGCCGTCCAACCTGTTCCTCGCGCGCGACGACGACGGCCACGAGACGATCAAAATCATCGACTTCGGGATCGCGCGCGTGGAGTGGGAGGAGATGCGCATCACGAACCTCGGGGCGCCCATGGGCACTCCCGGGTACATGGCTCCGGAGCAAGAGGCCGGCGCCGACGTGGACGCGCGCGCCGATCTCTATTCGCTCGGCGCGACCTTCTACGAGTGCTTGGTCGGGGAGCCCCCGAACGCCGACGCGACCGGAAAGCTTCAGGCCGTGACCCCCGAACGAAGCGCCGCCGCCGTCGGGAGCGGCGTCCACAAAAGCGCCCAGTCGCTCCCTCCGGAGTGGCACGAGGTGCTCGGTCGCTGCCTCGCGCGGTCCCCCGACGACCGCTTTCAAGACGCGAGGAGCCTCGCGCGCGCTCCGCGCCCTGCGTGCCGTTCCGGCGGCATCTCTCTCTTCGTAGGCTCGCAGATGCGCATCGACGGCCGCGCAAAGACGCGTCGATTGCTCGGCCCGCGCGCGCGCGTTACGTTGCGATCCTGA
- a CDS encoding dynamin family protein, which produces MKLAETIERVMGRVEVALAGAEVHLKEGQAALAAGEAMRARAQAHALLAKVPGSPIGLALLADACELGRLDAELALTLEELAGRVPSRADVWVRLGRVREAVDEATTDAREAYVRALTVAEGGSDARREALLALADLDLAEGDGARAELWLERIADDAAPDVALRRAEARLAGGDLAGALQWLGTFESPPTDGRAALVRGRALALEGRAEAFTQLLRAVVLETRGATEALALALATLPSTDEARARIRTVIAGQPAESEARWRAAFARAEGRLEEARAALREAVEAGDTKAARALLDAAIDERDSASLELALDALAAQAPDLVLAEARRFPRREALADPGRAAEVLDTLATLTSPKLRPWADEARTTVLRHWIPDGTGDWPALLDRLQTHARALHDLASTTRVAELSVLRTRPVRVAIVGEFNAGKSTFINAFMGADVAPTGVLPTTATLHHLRYAPDPLAKIFFFPPSSPGAPEARDRIVPVNELRATLKAVDAGEVKRVEILLPISSLTQIEILDTPGFNAPDPRHAEAARSAFEEADFAIWLLDASQPMKKSEESVLAEARSHDLPIQILLNKADRLRPEDLEKVMDMVRGSLATAGLTSWREPLALSARLALAGRLGDASALESSGWPKIQELLDATLLGKSDELKERALRHRARRIVSALAEVAVQASRAEREREEERQRRALAYSQRAARLERDLEEVAARIMGALARDAQAWKRDLEVIATGRDEGSVERDPVLYRYRVDRACHHLAGSLSKVLATLGHDGADEVTKAEAEGLPVAKALVRAFAATGGQADALYPLARVAVVTLVERLFSLATAPSDPAPASGLVDELRVLEQSLGPRPRA; this is translated from the coding sequence GTGAAGCTCGCCGAGACGATCGAACGCGTGATGGGACGGGTGGAGGTCGCCCTCGCGGGGGCAGAGGTCCACCTCAAGGAGGGGCAAGCCGCCCTCGCCGCCGGAGAGGCCATGCGCGCGCGCGCTCAGGCTCACGCGCTCCTCGCCAAGGTCCCCGGCTCCCCGATCGGTCTCGCGCTCCTCGCCGACGCGTGCGAGCTCGGGAGGCTCGACGCCGAGCTCGCGCTCACCCTCGAGGAGCTCGCCGGCCGCGTCCCGTCCCGAGCGGACGTCTGGGTGCGGCTCGGGAGGGTGCGCGAAGCCGTCGACGAGGCGACCACCGATGCGCGCGAGGCCTACGTGCGCGCGCTGACCGTGGCCGAGGGCGGCAGCGACGCGAGGCGAGAGGCGCTGCTCGCCCTCGCCGACCTCGATTTGGCGGAGGGTGACGGGGCCCGAGCCGAGCTCTGGCTGGAGCGCATCGCCGACGATGCCGCACCCGACGTCGCGCTTCGGCGCGCCGAGGCGAGGCTCGCGGGGGGAGATCTCGCGGGGGCGCTCCAGTGGCTCGGTACGTTCGAGAGCCCCCCCACCGACGGTCGCGCGGCCCTCGTCCGCGGTCGCGCTTTGGCGCTCGAAGGCCGCGCGGAGGCCTTCACCCAGCTGCTCCGCGCCGTGGTCCTCGAGACGCGTGGCGCGACCGAAGCGCTCGCGCTCGCCCTCGCGACTCTCCCTTCGACCGACGAAGCCCGCGCGCGGATCCGTACGGTGATCGCGGGCCAACCCGCCGAGTCCGAGGCCCGCTGGCGCGCCGCCTTCGCCCGCGCCGAAGGCCGCCTCGAAGAGGCCCGCGCCGCTCTCCGCGAGGCGGTGGAGGCCGGAGACACGAAGGCCGCACGCGCGCTCTTGGATGCGGCGATCGACGAACGCGACTCCGCGTCACTCGAGCTCGCCCTCGACGCCCTCGCCGCCCAGGCGCCCGACCTCGTGCTCGCCGAGGCCCGTCGCTTCCCACGACGAGAGGCCCTCGCCGATCCGGGGCGGGCGGCCGAGGTGCTCGACACGCTCGCGACCCTCACGAGCCCGAAGCTCCGGCCGTGGGCCGACGAGGCCCGGACGACCGTGCTCCGCCATTGGATCCCTGACGGGACGGGCGACTGGCCCGCGCTGCTCGACCGCCTGCAGACCCACGCGCGCGCCCTTCACGATCTCGCCTCGACGACGAGGGTCGCGGAGCTCTCGGTGCTGCGAACGAGGCCGGTGCGGGTCGCCATCGTGGGCGAGTTCAACGCGGGGAAGAGCACGTTCATCAACGCCTTCATGGGGGCCGACGTCGCCCCCACGGGGGTCCTCCCGACGACGGCGACGCTCCATCACCTCCGGTATGCGCCCGACCCGCTCGCGAAGATCTTCTTCTTCCCGCCGTCGTCGCCCGGGGCGCCCGAGGCACGCGATCGCATCGTGCCGGTGAACGAGCTCCGCGCGACGTTGAAGGCCGTCGACGCCGGCGAGGTGAAGCGCGTCGAGATCCTCTTGCCGATCTCGTCGCTCACCCAAATCGAGATCCTCGACACCCCCGGGTTCAACGCGCCCGACCCACGCCACGCGGAGGCCGCGCGCTCCGCGTTCGAAGAGGCGGATTTCGCGATTTGGCTGCTCGATGCCTCGCAACCCATGAAAAAGAGTGAGGAATCCGTCCTCGCCGAGGCGCGCTCGCACGACCTCCCGATCCAGATCTTGCTCAACAAGGCGGATCGCCTGAGGCCCGAGGATCTCGAGAAGGTCATGGACATGGTGCGCGGCTCTCTGGCGACGGCGGGGCTCACGTCGTGGCGCGAGCCTTTGGCCCTCTCGGCGCGCTTGGCCCTCGCGGGGCGGCTCGGCGACGCCTCGGCGCTGGAGTCGTCGGGGTGGCCGAAGATCCAAGAGCTCCTCGACGCCACGCTCCTCGGCAAGAGCGACGAGCTCAAGGAGCGTGCCCTCCGGCATCGGGCACGCCGCATCGTTTCGGCCCTCGCGGAGGTCGCGGTCCAGGCCTCTCGCGCCGAGCGCGAACGGGAAGAGGAGCGGCAGCGCCGCGCGCTCGCGTACTCTCAGAGGGCCGCTCGGCTCGAGCGCGATCTCGAAGAAGTGGCGGCGCGGATCATGGGAGCGCTCGCTCGGGACGCGCAAGCGTGGAAGCGCGATCTCGAGGTCATCGCCACCGGGCGCGACGAGGGCTCGGTGGAGCGCGATCCCGTGCTCTACCGCTACAGGGTCGACCGGGCGTGCCACCACCTCGCGGGGTCGCTCTCGAAGGTGCTCGCGACCCTCGGCCACGACGGGGCCGACGAGGTCACGAAGGCCGAGGCCGAGGGTTTGCCGGTCGCGAAGGCCCTCGTGCGGGCGTTCGCGGCGACCGGCGGACAGGCCGACGCGCTCTACCCGCTCGCCCGAGTCGCGGTCGTCACCCTCGTCGAGAGGCTGTTTTCCCTCGCGACGGCGCCCTCCGACCCCGCCCCGGCGAGCGGCCTCGTCGACGAGCTTCGCGTGCTCGAGCAAAGCCTCGGCCCACGGCCACGCGCGTGA
- a CDS encoding ATP-binding cassette domain-containing protein yields MSTDSVPPDEANEEPRAALSARGIVVQRAGKRLLRGVDLTLSPGTVTGVLGPSGAGKSTLFRVLVGEDRDHDGQVLLDGADVTKKPLHARARLGLGYMPQGPSVLWDLSVEENVRTFLEIARGSADSPALRGILEATRLDEARATRAGLLSGGERRRLELARVLSGRPRVVVCDEPFAGVDPAQAAHLGDLLADLTVDGVAVVLADHHVEEALRICTSASLLLDGAIVTSGTPQAFREHPVVRGRYLGTLSPSHVA; encoded by the coding sequence GTGAGCACCGACTCGGTCCCGCCCGACGAGGCGAACGAAGAGCCTCGAGCCGCCCTGAGTGCGCGCGGCATCGTCGTGCAGCGCGCCGGGAAGCGCTTGCTGCGCGGCGTCGACCTGACCCTCTCTCCGGGCACCGTGACGGGCGTCCTAGGGCCTTCGGGGGCGGGCAAATCCACGCTTTTTCGAGTGCTCGTCGGCGAGGATCGGGACCACGACGGACAGGTCCTCCTCGACGGCGCCGACGTCACGAAGAAGCCGCTCCACGCGCGAGCGCGCCTCGGCCTCGGCTACATGCCCCAGGGGCCGAGCGTGCTCTGGGACCTCTCGGTCGAGGAGAACGTCCGCACGTTCCTGGAGATCGCGCGCGGCTCGGCCGACTCGCCTGCGCTTCGCGGCATCCTCGAGGCGACCCGCCTCGACGAGGCCCGTGCCACGCGCGCGGGGCTCCTCTCCGGTGGAGAACGTCGGCGCCTCGAGCTCGCGCGGGTCCTCTCGGGGCGGCCTCGGGTCGTCGTCTGCGACGAGCCCTTCGCCGGGGTCGATCCCGCGCAGGCCGCGCACCTCGGAGATCTCCTCGCCGACCTCACCGTCGACGGAGTGGCCGTGGTCCTCGCCGATCACCATGTCGAAGAGGCCCTGCGCATCTGCACCTCGGCGAGCCTCCTCCTCGACGGCGCGATCGTGACCTCGGGCACCCCGCAAGCGTTCCGTGAGCACCCCGTGGTGCGTGGGCGCTACCTCGGCACGCTCTCGCCCTCGCACGTCGCGTAA
- the rpoN gene encoding RNA polymerase factor sigma-54, whose protein sequence is MEIKQQLRLSQQLVMTPQLQQAIRLLQLSRLELIDEIRKELDGNPVLADDEIDPRARARDAQADSGTGNAEGERLVDRMEERMRASGETNKTDEKRVQEIDWEQFLENRTLQQALPSSRGGFDELPPIDQNLTKQTSLVDHLKWQLQMSDFTEAERRFAELVLGNLDDNGFLDLKGIDRPEGRTPDLTIEELAEEAGLDPEDAPEVLRIMQEWDPVGACSRDLQECLRVQAEMYGCDDLELQIIEKHLHNLEKHNYQAIARDLKVPVEEVYEAVKEIQKLESRPARNFTEMDDKSIAITPDVYIVKDGGKFVVTDNDRGVQRLYINENLTKQLLKDPNAKEFIGEKLRNAQWLIRAIEQRRKTIIRVTECIVDKQRDFFEKGVAHLKPMILRDIAETVGMHESTISRVTTNKYVHTPQGLFELKYFFNSSIRRVAEEDIASESVKQAIKKIIDDEDKQNPLSDQAIVELLTKSEGIQIARRTVAKYREMLGILASSRRKKHF, encoded by the coding sequence ATGGAGATCAAACAGCAACTCCGACTGAGCCAGCAGCTGGTGATGACACCGCAGCTCCAGCAGGCGATCCGCCTCTTGCAGCTGTCACGCCTCGAGCTCATCGACGAGATCCGGAAAGAGCTCGACGGCAACCCCGTCCTCGCGGACGACGAGATCGACCCGCGCGCACGAGCCCGCGACGCCCAGGCCGACTCCGGCACCGGGAATGCCGAGGGGGAGAGGCTCGTCGACCGCATGGAAGAGCGGATGCGCGCCTCGGGCGAGACCAACAAGACCGACGAGAAGCGCGTCCAAGAGATCGACTGGGAGCAGTTCCTCGAAAACCGCACGCTCCAACAAGCCCTCCCCTCGAGCCGGGGCGGCTTCGACGAGCTCCCCCCCATCGATCAGAACCTCACGAAGCAGACCTCGCTCGTCGACCACCTGAAGTGGCAGCTCCAAATGAGCGACTTCACGGAGGCCGAGCGGCGGTTCGCGGAGCTCGTCCTCGGCAACCTGGACGACAACGGCTTCCTCGATTTGAAGGGCATCGATCGCCCCGAAGGCCGCACCCCCGACCTCACGATCGAGGAGCTCGCGGAGGAGGCCGGCCTCGACCCGGAGGACGCGCCCGAGGTCCTCCGGATCATGCAGGAGTGGGATCCGGTCGGGGCCTGCTCGCGCGATCTCCAAGAGTGCCTCCGTGTCCAAGCCGAGATGTACGGCTGCGACGACCTCGAGCTCCAGATCATCGAGAAGCACCTCCACAACCTCGAGAAGCACAACTACCAGGCGATCGCGCGGGACCTGAAGGTTCCGGTCGAAGAGGTGTACGAGGCGGTCAAGGAGATCCAGAAGCTCGAGAGCCGGCCCGCTCGGAACTTCACCGAGATGGACGACAAGAGCATCGCCATCACGCCCGACGTCTACATCGTGAAGGACGGCGGCAAGTTCGTCGTGACGGACAACGATCGCGGCGTCCAGCGCCTCTACATCAACGAGAACCTCACGAAGCAGCTCCTCAAAGACCCGAACGCGAAAGAGTTCATCGGCGAGAAGCTCCGCAACGCGCAGTGGCTCATCCGCGCGATCGAGCAGCGCCGAAAGACCATCATCCGGGTCACAGAGTGCATCGTGGACAAGCAGCGCGACTTCTTCGAGAAGGGCGTCGCCCACTTGAAGCCGATGATCCTCCGCGACATCGCCGAGACGGTGGGCATGCACGAGTCGACCATCAGCCGCGTGACGACGAACAAATACGTCCACACGCCGCAAGGCCTCTTCGAGCTGAAGTACTTTTTTAACTCGTCGATCCGCCGCGTGGCCGAAGAGGACATCGCCTCCGAGAGCGTCAAGCAGGCCATCAAGAAGATCATCGACGACGAGGACAAACAGAACCCTCTCTCGGACCAGGCGATCGTCGAGCTCCTCACGAAGAGCGAAGGCATCCAGATCGCGCGTCGCACCGTTGCCAAGTACCGAGAAATGCTCGGCATTTTGGCGTCGAGCCGTCGGAAGAAGCACTTCTGA
- the raiA gene encoding ribosome-associated translation inhibitor RaiA, whose protein sequence is MNIAITFRQMEALDSLKGYTTDKVAKLQKFLRQPMKAQVTLSCQKAVHLAEVEVHSGSEHFIAHEKSDDMYASVDKVVDKLERQIRETNGAARSAKKGAERASERLLPDPAED, encoded by the coding sequence ATGAACATCGCCATCACGTTCCGTCAGATGGAAGCGCTCGACTCGCTCAAGGGCTACACGACCGACAAGGTCGCCAAGCTCCAGAAATTCCTTCGACAGCCCATGAAGGCCCAAGTGACGCTGAGCTGCCAAAAGGCCGTTCACCTCGCCGAGGTGGAGGTCCACTCGGGCAGCGAGCACTTCATCGCGCACGAGAAGAGCGACGACATGTACGCGTCGGTCGACAAGGTCGTCGACAAGCTCGAGCGACAGATTCGCGAGACGAACGGCGCTGCGCGAAGCGCGAAGAAGGGCGCCGAGCGCGCGTCCGAACGTCTCCTCCCCGACCCGGCCGAGGACTGA
- the hprK gene encoding HPr(Ser) kinase/phosphatase translates to MRDVTVREVLSDRRLAVPVELVSGGGGLDRPVHHPRIQKSGLALAGHFRGVVPTRVQVLGETELSYLETLREDQRGEACRAFFGLGLSVVVITRGVSPDEQLVRAAEASGTALYVVDAATSRTINALHAVLDELLAPTTQLHGVLVDVFGVGLLLLGKSGIGKSECALELVLRGHRLVADDVVRCDWRPPGTVFGAADDLLRHHVEVRGLGILNIKDMFGVTAVRARKRIDVVVRLEEWSETRDYDRLGVEDAHHEILSTPIRMLTVPVRPGRDMGTILEMAARDELLRRAGTYSARNFLERLRTARERSGGPDRPAAEGESVAPPPVAITRPGEPRPGVRRPFPYAPRPCPEASESSALIPDLSGSKEEE, encoded by the coding sequence CTGCGGGACGTGACGGTCCGAGAGGTCCTCTCGGATCGGCGGCTCGCCGTGCCCGTCGAGCTCGTGTCGGGGGGCGGCGGGCTCGATAGACCCGTGCATCATCCACGCATCCAGAAGAGCGGCCTCGCCCTCGCGGGTCACTTTCGTGGCGTCGTGCCCACGCGGGTCCAAGTGCTGGGAGAGACCGAGCTCTCGTACCTCGAGACCCTCCGCGAGGACCAACGAGGCGAGGCGTGCCGCGCGTTCTTCGGCCTAGGGCTCTCGGTCGTCGTGATCACGCGGGGTGTCTCACCCGACGAGCAGCTCGTAAGGGCCGCCGAGGCGAGCGGCACGGCGCTCTACGTGGTCGACGCCGCGACGAGCCGAACGATCAACGCCCTCCACGCCGTCCTCGACGAGCTTTTGGCACCGACGACTCAGCTCCACGGGGTCCTCGTCGACGTCTTTGGCGTCGGGCTCCTCTTGCTCGGCAAGAGCGGCATCGGCAAGAGCGAGTGCGCGCTCGAGCTCGTGCTGCGCGGGCATCGCCTCGTCGCCGACGACGTCGTCCGCTGCGACTGGCGGCCACCGGGCACGGTGTTCGGCGCCGCCGACGACCTCCTCCGCCACCACGTCGAGGTGCGGGGCCTCGGAATCCTCAACATCAAAGACATGTTCGGGGTGACGGCGGTGCGCGCTCGAAAGCGCATCGACGTCGTCGTTCGCCTCGAGGAGTGGAGCGAGACCCGCGACTACGACCGGCTCGGAGTGGAGGACGCCCACCACGAGATATTGTCGACCCCCATCCGCATGCTCACCGTCCCCGTGCGCCCGGGTCGTGACATGGGAACGATCCTCGAGATGGCCGCGCGGGACGAGCTCCTCCGACGCGCCGGAACCTACAGCGCCCGAAACTTCCTGGAGCGTCTGCGCACGGCCCGTGAACGAAGCGGTGGCCCCGATAGGCCGGCCGCCGAAGGCGAGTCGGTCGCACCGCCCCCCGTGGCCATCACCCGCCCCGGCGAGCCCAGGCCCGGGGTGAGGCGCCCCTTTCCGTATGCGCCCCGCCCGTGCCCCGAGGCCTCGGAGAGCAGCGCGCTCATCCCCGATCTCAGCGGCTCGAAGGAGGAAGAATGA